The Neochlamydia sp. S13 DNA segment GGCAATTTTACTCCTCAAATTGATTTTCAAATGCTTGGACAAGCCTTTCTAAAGTTTCTTTAGCATCTTCACCCACCACTTCAATAGTGATTTTAGAATTTCTCCTTGCAGCCAACATAAGAATACTAAGAATGCTTTTAGCGTTGATTTCCTCTTTTTTATGTTTAAAGGTTACATCACTTTTACTGTTTTGCAACAGTTTCACAATAACTGTTGCAGGGCGGGTATGAAGGCCCATTTTATTTTTAACTTGCACTTGACTCGACAGCTTCACGGATCCTTTTCCTTGTTTGATTTTTAGAAGAAATCATATCTAACAACTTATTATTAAACTCTTTTGCAGAATTATATCCCATTGCTTTTAGGCGATGATTAAGAGCGATGGTCTCTAATAATAATACTACATCACGACCTGGTTTCACAGGCAGCACATGATAGGGAATATTTAATCCTAGCAGATCACAGTAATTTTCCACCAAACCTACTCGATCATAAAAATGTTGATCATCCCAAGCTTCCAGCTTAACCACAATATCTATACTTTTGTTATCTCTTACACATACGGCCCCATAAAGGTGAGCGACATTAATGATACCTATTCCTCGAATTTCCATATGATGCCGAGTCAATTCTGCTCCAAATCCTTCCACATAAGAGTCTTCTCTTTTTTTAACTTTGACAACATCGTCGGATATAAGGCGATGGCCTCTTTCAATAAGACCTAAAGCCGCTTCACTCTTCCCTACCGATGAATCTCCTTTAATCAAAACCCCTACCCCAAAAACTTCTACCAATGTGCCATGGCAGGTCATACTAGGAGAAAACTCTTCACTTAATAAGAGAGTAAGCTTACTCAGCAAGCTCATCGTACTCATGCTAGATCTAAAAAGAGAAATCCCTTTATTTTGGCATAACGAGACTAGTTCTTTTAAGGGCAATAACCTTCTCGCCACAATGACAGCAGGGGTAGCAGTGGTAAGGATTTCTTTTAAGCGGTTGACACGTATTTCAGGATCTAA contains these protein-coding regions:
- the hprK gene encoding HPr(Ser) kinase/phosphatase yields the protein MIYKVEELFQKHGHDLGLVLVAGHKGLKRSIKVPESHRPGLSLCGFMKNHAYKRILVFGRVEMEYLRDLDPEIRVNRLKEILTTATPAVIVARRLLPLKELVSLCQNKGISLFRSSMSTMSLLSKLTLLLSEEFSPSMTCHGTLVEVFGVGVLIKGDSSVGKSEAALGLIERGHRLISDDVVKVKKREDSYVEGFGAELTRHHMEIRGIGIINVAHLYGAVCVRDNKSIDIVVKLEAWDDQHFYDRVGLVENYCDLLGLNIPYHVLPVKPGRDVVLLLETIALNHRLKAMGYNSAKEFNNKLLDMISSKNQTRKRIREAVESSAS
- a CDS encoding HPr family phosphocarrier protein, which produces MKLSSQVQVKNKMGLHTRPATVIVKLLQNSKSDVTFKHKKEEINAKSILSILMLAARRNSKITIEVVGEDAKETLERLVQAFENQFEE